The DNA segment GTTAGCAAAGGCTATGTCTTTTTCTGCGCCTGTAGCAGTGACAACTACCGGAATATGACGAGTTGCACCATCGGATTTTAGCAAAGTCAGCACATCCCAACCAGACAGCAAAGGTAACAGGGGATTTAAAAAGATGGCTTTCGGTTGCAAACGCCTGGCTTTTTCCACAGCTTCTGTTCCTGAGCGCGCAATTACTACTCGATAGCCTAAAGTTTTGAGTTGGTCTGTCAAGTCTTCTATATATCGGGCTACGGCTTCCACTACCAAGACTAATCTTTGGGAGGAAATATTATGATTTTGCCCAGTATTAGTTACCCGATTGCGGGTGTTGGTGTTGGCGGTGGGTATATCTTCCACCACCGTTTCCGACTCAGCAAAACCACTGCTGGGTGGGCTAGGTGGTAACAACAAGGTAAATTGACTGCCTTTACCTTCCCGCGACAAAAAGCTGACATCGCCGCCGTGGAGACGAGCTAAAGCCCTAGTTAAGACCAATCCTAAGCCTGTACCTTCAAATTGGCGGGTGAGGGGATTTTCTAATTGTTGGAACTTTTGAAAGATTAAATGTTGTTGGTGTTCGGGAATACCAATTCCTGTATCCCAAACTGTAAAGGCAATCCATCCTTCCCAGTGACTGACTCTTAAGCCAATTTCGCCGGATATTTCTGTAAATTTGAAAGCGTTAGATAACAGGTGAACCAGCATTTGGCGCAGACGCAACTCATCAGCCACTATCTGGTCTAAGTCCAGTTCCATTGAAAGGGTAAATTCAGGAGTAGATTGGCGAGTGGCTTCTGTGGTGCTGCCTTTACTAGTTTGATTATGGATCGCTTTGGCTTCTGAAAGAGCGCGATCGCACACAGCCCTAATACTCACTGGTACTGGGGTCAATTCCATTTGCCCTGTTTCCATGCGGGTTAAATCCAAAATGTCATTCACCACGCTCATCAGGTGGCGACCACTTTGGTGAATTAGCCCCGCATAACGAGCTTGGCGTTCGTTGAGTTCCCCCAATTGCTGGTCTACCAACAACCGCGATAAGCCCAAAACTGCTGTTAAGGGTGTTTTCAATTCATGACTGATACAAGCTAAAAATTCATCTTTTAAGCGATTTAACTGAATGAGATCAGCATTTTTGGCAGCAAGTTCTTTACAAAGTTGCTGCTGTTCTGTGACATCCGTCGCCAACACCAGCCATAAATCATCGGTGTTGGGCAATTTTAAATCGGTATTATCTAACAGAATTTTGGCAAACTGCCAAACTCGCTCCTGTCCGTTCTGTACTTCTACCACACAGGTACAAGTACCCATTTGACTATCTAAAAAGCAGCGACTAGAGCTAGTTTTGGCGCTGGTTGTTGGTTCGTAGGGTGATAGGGGTAGCAAACCTGTGGCAGGTATTTGCGCTAACTCCTCTCCTACTTGCTCATAGCCTTGAATATGATTTGTGCCTGTGGTACTTCTTTGACCAACGTATTCTGGCTGTTTAATCCTGGTAGCTGCCAAAATTGCTTCCACTTGTTGACGCACACCCTCTGGATCTTTCAAGGCTCCCAATTGTTGCCACCAAGCTAAATTTCGTGTTAACACCTCACCTGCACTGGTTTGCAACATTAAAGGCCAAGGTAGGCGCTCTAATAACTGTACCAATGGTTGGAGTTGGTCGCTTCTAGACGCTGGTGGTGTCTCTCGCAGAGAACGGGCGACATCCCGCAATGAACGTCGCGTTGGCGCAGCCTCTTGTAGAGATGGCGTTCCACCCCCCATAGGTGATCCCCTCAAACCAGCCTCGACACCATCTATATATGTAGAGTTAGGGGCATGAGGATGATTCGCTGTTTGCTCTTTTGCCAATGCTGCCAATAAACGCACACTGTCGAGAATACCCAAGAATTTACCTTCTCCATCAACCAATACATATTCCCAGTTATGGGCTTGGTGATACCGCCAGAATACGCCTAATTGCTCTACACTATGGCTGGCTGGTAATATCTGTATTGGTTCAATTAAGGCTTGACTAAAGGTTGACAGTGGCTGTTGTAAGTTTAAAAATAGTTCATTACCTGTGGCTGCTAACAACTTTCGTGCTAGCTGGCCAGAGTGCAGCAACCCAACGGGGCATTGCTGCTCATTTACTATCACCAAGCGATCGCCCAAGGCGGGGCTTCTCTTTGAGACGCTACGCGAACGCCCATCGCATTGCTGTTGCTCAAAAATCTCCAGCACCATTGCCAGAGTACTTGTTTCTAAGCAACTGGTTACATTGGCTAGAAATTCATCAAGCGGATACTGTAGCATTGACATAAGGCTTTGGGGGATCATTCTTCCTCTGAAAGCCTCTGGCTCCACCATGAGCATTGGAGCAGATAGTGTTACTGCCGGAGGCAATATCTTTCAAGAAGACTCATATAAGAGATTTTGGTAGAGCTTTAACACTATTGAAACAATAGATTGGTTCTCTCGAACACTACTATTTGCATTCATTAGCTTTCAGAGCGGTGACATTTTCCTTTGCTCCTCCGAACTCTGGCAACATCAGCACGCCAGTTTTCTACAGATGTTTCAATTTTTTGTTGATAATGACGGCTAGAACAATTATGGCTCCAAACATTCGCTTTAGAACCTTGAGGAATTATAATGATTAGGAATGAGACAATACTTTAATTCCGTTTAAGTATCTTATCAGGGAGCAGAATAGGAAATCTCTACACGGATAGATATACATCTGTAAATCATGAATTAGCTAACTTATTTTGGATAATGAACAACTTTACAAAATGTAACCATTTTACTTATTTACTATTACAGATAGACAAATGAGTAAAAAGCTATGACTCTATATTTTGACATAGAGTATCTTTTAACAATGGGATTACTAATTTAAAAAATACCAATTATTTTCACTAATTTTCATACCTCTATGGATGACGGTGATTGCAAAATACACAAGTATGTAAATGCTACCATTAATATTGATTCTTCCACCAGATGTTAAAGAAAATTTAGATCATCCATTAAAACTAGCTACTAGTGCAGTATTACGCACATGGCCTTGGATTTTAAGGTGGTCTGCAAACATTTCCCCATCCCTCTTGTCTCTATTTCCTGCCATCAGTACAAAAACCTATTACTTACTGAGATGGTTAAACCCAGAGACTAACGGAAATTTTTTCAGTAAATCTCCTTATTCGTATGCCAAAAGCAACAAGCACTGTAGGTTTGTCAGCACATGACTCAAGAAGTTGATCAGCAAATATTATTGCAGCAACTCAAATCAGATTATCGCCAGATTCTTTTAAGTTACTTTACTACAGACAAAGCATTAAAAGAAAAAATTGATAAATTTATCAATGCAGTATTTTGTGCTAATATTCCTGTGCCAGAAATTATTGAAATTCATATGGAACTAATTGATGAATTTTCTAAGCAGCTACGACTAGAGGGCAGAGGTGATGAAACTTTAATGGATTATCGCCTCACCCTGATAGATATCCTGGCTCATCTTTGTGAAGCCTATAGAGGGGCAATATTTAAATAATAGGATTTCCCTACACCATAAGTGGTCACAAAAAAGAAACCTAACTGACTACAAAATTCATGAAGATACCTTATATTGAAATGCTTACTTCTATCATCTACCTTTATGAATAAAGCCAGAAAGACATACGTCCTCAAGCTTTACGTAGCAGGCAACACACCAAATTCAGTCAGGGCGTTAAAAACACTCAAAAATATTTTAGAACAGGAGTTTCAAGGTATTTATGCCCTAAAAGTAATAGATGTGCTGAAAAACCCACAATTAGCAGAAGAAGATAAAATATTAGCCACCCCGACATTATCAAAGATTTTACCCCCACCAGTCCGCAAAATCATTGGTGATCTTTCAGATCGGGAAAGAGTTCTGATTGGCTTAGATTTGTTGTATGAAGAACTAACAGAAGAAGATTGGGAAGCACAAAGTAATCTTTAATCTTTGGTGTTAAAAATAATTTACCAACTTTAGTCATATAAAAACTGGGGATAGCACCCCATTATTAGCAAACGATGAGTGAGAAAGAGCAGCAGGAACAACAAAATACATCTGGTAATGGTGTAGAAAAAATTCGCACGATGATTGAAGGCTTTGACGATATTAGTCATGGCGGCTTGCCCGTTGGTAGAACTACTTTAGTCAGTGGAACCTCTGGAACAGGCAAAACTTTATTATCTCTACAGTTTCTCTTTAACGGCATCAGCTTCTTTGATGAACCAGGTGTATTTGTCACCTTTGAAGAATCGCCCAGCGACATCATCAAAAATGCTCATATTTTTGGCTGGAACTTACAACGCCTAATTAATGAGGGTAAATTATTTATTCTGGACGCATCCCCCGACCCAGAAGGTCAAGATATCGTTGGTAACTTTGACCTTTCTGCATTAATTGAGCGCTTGCAATATGCCATTCGCAAATACAAAGCCAAAAGAGTATCCATCGACTCCATCACCGCCGTATTCCAGCAGTATGAAGCAGTGGGAGTGGTGCGTCGAGAGATTTTTCGCCTAGTAGCGCGTCTCAAACAACTGAATGTCACTACAATAATTACCACCGAACGCAGCGAAGAATATGGGCCAGTAGCCTCCTTTGGTGTAGAGGAATTTGTATCCGATAACGTGGTCATAGCCCGTAACGTTTTAGAAGGAGAACGTCGCCGCCGCACCATTGAAATACTGAAATTGCGCGGTACAACTCACATGAAAGGTGAGTATCCTTTCACAATTACCAATGATGGTGTGAACATTTTCCCATTAGGAGCAATGCGCTTGACTCAAAGGTCTTCTAATGTCCGGGTTTCTTCTGGTGTTAAAACTCTAGATGGAATGTGCGGTGGTGGGTTCTTTAAAGACTCAATTATTTTAGCCACAGGCGCTACAGGTACAGGTAAAACCCTGTTAGTGAGCAAATTTTTACAAAATGG comes from the Nostoc sp. PCC 7120 = FACHB-418 genome and includes:
- the kaiB gene encoding circadian clock protein KaiB, whose product is MNKARKTYVLKLYVAGNTPNSVRALKTLKNILEQEFQGIYALKVIDVLKNPQLAEEDKILATPTLSKILPPPVRKIIGDLSDRERVLIGLDLLYEELTEEDWEAQSNL
- the kaiC gene encoding circadian clock protein KaiC, encoding MSEKEQQEQQNTSGNGVEKIRTMIEGFDDISHGGLPVGRTTLVSGTSGTGKTLLSLQFLFNGISFFDEPGVFVTFEESPSDIIKNAHIFGWNLQRLINEGKLFILDASPDPEGQDIVGNFDLSALIERLQYAIRKYKAKRVSIDSITAVFQQYEAVGVVRREIFRLVARLKQLNVTTIITTERSEEYGPVASFGVEEFVSDNVVIARNVLEGERRRRTIEILKLRGTTHMKGEYPFTITNDGVNIFPLGAMRLTQRSSNVRVSSGVKTLDGMCGGGFFKDSIILATGATGTGKTLLVSKFLQNGCVNNERAILFAYEESRAQLSRNAYSWGIDFEELESQGLLKIICTYPESTGLEDHLQIIKSEIAYFKPARIAIDSLSALARGVSNNAFRQFVIGVTGYAKQEEITGFFTNTTDQFMGSHSITDSHISTITDTILMLQYVEIRGEMSRAINVFKMRGSWHDKGIREYNITADGPEIQDSFRNYERIVSGSPTRVSIDEKAELSRIVRRFEDKQGSDS
- a CDS encoding ATP-binding response regulator encodes the protein MSMLQYPLDEFLANVTSCLETSTLAMVLEIFEQQQCDGRSRSVSKRSPALGDRLVIVNEQQCPVGLLHSGQLARKLLAATGNELFLNLQQPLSTFSQALIEPIQILPASHSVEQLGVFWRYHQAHNWEYVLVDGEGKFLGILDSVRLLAALAKEQTANHPHAPNSTYIDGVEAGLRGSPMGGGTPSLQEAAPTRRSLRDVARSLRETPPASRSDQLQPLVQLLERLPWPLMLQTSAGEVLTRNLAWWQQLGALKDPEGVRQQVEAILAATRIKQPEYVGQRSTTGTNHIQGYEQVGEELAQIPATGLLPLSPYEPTTSAKTSSSRCFLDSQMGTCTCVVEVQNGQERVWQFAKILLDNTDLKLPNTDDLWLVLATDVTEQQQLCKELAAKNADLIQLNRLKDEFLACISHELKTPLTAVLGLSRLLVDQQLGELNERQARYAGLIHQSGRHLMSVVNDILDLTRMETGQMELTPVPVSIRAVCDRALSEAKAIHNQTSKGSTTEATRQSTPEFTLSMELDLDQIVADELRLRQMLVHLLSNAFKFTEISGEIGLRVSHWEGWIAFTVWDTGIGIPEHQQHLIFQKFQQLENPLTRQFEGTGLGLVLTRALARLHGGDVSFLSREGKGSQFTLLLPPSPPSSGFAESETVVEDIPTANTNTRNRVTNTGQNHNISSQRLVLVVEAVARYIEDLTDQLKTLGYRVVIARSGTEAVEKARRLQPKAIFLNPLLPLLSGWDVLTLLKSDGATRHIPVVVTATGAEKDIAFANRADGFLSLPVEQQSLTPLLDKLCGKPTVQSLGLGINEKNQSKKTLRILRLVDAELESINPHPSLQEHRVIEVDDLDQAELLARVWQFDVILLDVETSLAQTYLQQLTQHPRLAALPLVTCDVETTLAASQIPGLSVFPCLTPRVRDNDSELRKGKLDPLLSVLQIASGICYPPNIFVVDLAMLEDLPQTRRKPAKVSGTERKTVSRGEVAERGTEWFQALIQYLQTAGLKATMARCWAEVLQQIRHNSVDLLLICLGESAIHPEAVKALKALQDLPCNLPPILVIDQQLSRSQVTSRSKLTHAKKQESESIAGVAKAIATQIVPRSISMEDLLTQIHQTLTLNER
- a CDS encoding circadian clock protein KaiA yields the protein MTQEVDQQILLQQLKSDYRQILLSYFTTDKALKEKIDKFINAVFCANIPVPEIIEIHMELIDEFSKQLRLEGRGDETLMDYRLTLIDILAHLCEAYRGAIFK